In Streptomyces sp. Li-HN-5-11, the sequence CTCGAAGCACGCGACAAGCTGGAGCAGGTTCGCAGTCAACTCCCCGCGCAGGCGGCCGCATTGCTTGAGATCTCTCTTGAGCCCCTGGACGCCCTGTTCGCCGAGCTCACAGTCGAAGACAGCGGCGGCCTGCTCGGCAAAGAACTGGCCCGGGCACAGAACGCCGACTCGACACGCGGATGGTGGTGGGACCGTCGTCCCGACCCCCTGCCCTGGTAATACGCACCAACCCCCGACATGCCATCTCAGGATTACGAGAGCCAGGTCCGCGAGTCCGTAGCAGGGACGTGCCGACGGCTGAGCGACGCCGTGTTGTTCAGCGGCCGGTCGACGGCTACGACGCTCTCGCTGCGGCCGAGCAGCCACCGCTCGGCGCGGCCGCCCGGTCGCGGCATCCTGGCGGGCTCTGACAGCCGCCAGTTCCTCCCGGTTCCCCTCCCGCCCAAAGCCGACCCCGCGGAGGTACCGGCATGACCAAGGACGTCATCGCGCTCACCGAAAAGATGCCCGATGGCACAACGCTGCTCGCCGCCCTGTACGCCGGGGGCACCGACCTGAGCCTGACCGCCACCAACGATGGCGCGGTCATCCAGCTCTGCACACCAGACGGCCGACCCCTGGTCTCCGTCGAGGCTCCCTTCCTGGTCCACCTGCCCGGCGAGGCCGAACGCCTCCTGGGCTCGGACATCGCCCCGCCGCAGCCGCCGTACTGGTGGACCGAGGTGCGCGCCTCCACCGCCGTCGCTTCGGCCGAATCCCTCGCCGGTTCGGTCTGCGGACGCCTGACGACGCTCCTTGGCGGAACGTCATGGCCGCGCGGTGCAGCCACGACACACGTCATCACCACCCCGGCAAACCCGCCGCCACCCGGCACGAAGGACGTCGTCGCCATACCCGCGCCCGATACCCCTGCGGTCGACGTCCTGACCGAGTCGACAGCCGTCGTCCTCTCCGACCGCCCGGTCACCGCACTCACCACCTGGCTCTCCGAAGTCCTCCGCACAACGAGCGCCCAAAACCGTGCCCTGCACCTGGTCACCCCGGCCCATGCCCGTCTCACTCTCCCCCTGCGGTGGGCGCTGGCGGGCCCACCCAACCGATGGGTGATCCAAGATCCGGCCGGCGGATATTACGACGGCCTCTCCGGCGTCCCACTCGCCTGGCAGGACGGCACCTTCACTCCGACCGGCGCCACGATCGCCGACGCCTTCACCCAGCATTCCGCGTCCACGGAGGAACGCCAGCTGACCATCACCTTCCGCACAGTCGACGCCCCCGACGCAGCCCTGATTCTCGGCCGCGGCCTGCAAACGGTCTGGCGACACCTGACCGGCCGACCACCGGCCGGGTGGGGCACCGCCGAACCGGTCAACCTGCCCTGGTCACCACGTCAGCTGACGGACCTGGCCCGTGACCGCGCCCCCAGACCGACCCATCTCGTAGCCGTCGGCGATCCGGACTGCCCGGCCATCGCCACACTCCGGATTACGCGCACGACGGCCGGTGTCGCCCAGGACACCACGCTCACGCTGGGATACGCCTTGGCCGCCGACGTGCCCCTGGACGCCATCGAGTCCCTCGCCGCCACGCTCGTCAACGAGCACAACCTCACGACGATGCTCACCACACTGCGAGCGGCCCGCGCCGACCTCACCCTCCCGCCCCACCTGGGGTTTCCTCCGATCCCGGTCTCCTTCACCCTCGGCGCACGCGACGTAGACGCCGTCGGCCTCGCCCACGCCCGCCGACCACCTCTCGCCCTGCACCCGCGACAGCTCGGCCCGCACGCCCACCCGGCCCTGCACTATCCGCTGGGTGACGGCACCAACGGCGACGCAGGGACCACGCTCCAAAGGCTCACCACCCACCTCAAAGCGCCGCCGGGCACGGCGTGAGCCAGTCCGTTTTGCACTGGGCACGCTGGAAGCAGGCGTACGGAAGATGACCGGCGGCCTCGCGGGTGCGCGAGGCCGGATCTTGCAGGACGCTCCCACTGGGCTTGGCGGGACCCACGTTGCGGGTAGGCGGCTGGTCACACCGCGGACGACGGGGTCGCTGTCGGAGTGACGGCGGTCCCGTCAGCGGAGGATGCTGGCACCGT encodes:
- a CDS encoding DUF6177 family protein translates to MTKDVIALTEKMPDGTTLLAALYAGGTDLSLTATNDGAVIQLCTPDGRPLVSVEAPFLVHLPGEAERLLGSDIAPPQPPYWWTEVRASTAVASAESLAGSVCGRLTTLLGGTSWPRGAATTHVITTPANPPPPGTKDVVAIPAPDTPAVDVLTESTAVVLSDRPVTALTTWLSEVLRTTSAQNRALHLVTPAHARLTLPLRWALAGPPNRWVIQDPAGGYYDGLSGVPLAWQDGTFTPTGATIADAFTQHSASTEERQLTITFRTVDAPDAALILGRGLQTVWRHLTGRPPAGWGTAEPVNLPWSPRQLTDLARDRAPRPTHLVAVGDPDCPAIATLRITRTTAGVAQDTTLTLGYALAADVPLDAIESLAATLVNEHNLTTMLTTLRAARADLTLPPHLGFPPIPVSFTLGARDVDAVGLAHARRPPLALHPRQLGPHAHPALHYPLGDGTNGDAGTTLQRLTTHLKAPPGTA